A portion of the Haliaeetus albicilla chromosome 5, bHalAlb1.1, whole genome shotgun sequence genome contains these proteins:
- the SSTR1 gene encoding somatostatin receptor type 1 has protein sequence MLPNGTCTRLPGGAGSGGGGGGGGGGGAGSASEEAAAAAGGMDSGGRNSSGAPNSTLSESQGSAILISFIYSVVCLVGLCGNSMVIYVILRYAKMKTATNIYILNLAIADELLMLSVPFLVTSTLLHHWPFGSLLCRLVLSVDAINMFTSIYCLTVLSVDRYIAVVHPIKAARYRRPTVAKMVNLGVWVLSILIILPIIIFSNTAANSDGTVACNMLMPEPTQRWLVVFVVYTFLMGFLLPVVAICLCYILIIAKMRMVALKAGWQQRKRSERKITLMVMMVVMVFVICWMPFYIVQLVNVFVEQDDATISQLSVILGYANSCANPILYGFLSDNFKRSFQRLLCLSWMDNAAEEPIDYYATALKSRAYSIEDFPPDNLESGSMYRNGTCTSRITTL, from the coding sequence ATGCTCCCCAATGGCACCTGCACCAGGCTCCCGGGCGGTGcaggcagcggcggcggcggcggcggcggcggcggcggcggagccggcAGCGCCtcggaggaggcggcggcggcggcggggggcatGGACTCGGGCGGCAGGAACTCCTCCGGCGCCCCAAACAGCACCCTGAGCGAGTCTCAGGGCAGCGCCATCCTCATCTCCTTCATCTACTCCGTGGTGTGCCTGGTTGGGCTGTGCGGCAACTCCATGGTCATCTACGTGATCCTACGCTATGCCAAGATGAAGACGGCCACCAACATCTACATCCTCAACTTGGCCATCGCGGACGAGCTGCTGATGCTCAGCGTCCCCTTTCTGGTCACCTCCACCCTGCTGCACCACTGGCCCTTTGGCTCGCTGCTCTGCCGCCTGGTGCTCAGCGTGGATGCCATCAACATGTTCACCAGCATCTACTGCCTGACCGTGCTCAGTGTGGACCGCTACATTGCTGTGGTGCACCCCATCAAGGCGGCTAGGTACCGCCGGCCCACGGTGGCTAAGATGGTCAATCTGGGCGTCTGGGTGCTTTCCATCCTCATCATCCTGCCCATCATCATCTTCTCCAACACGGCGGCCAACAGTGATGGAACGGTGGCTTGCAACATGCTCATGCCAGAGCCCACCCAGAGGTGGCTGGTGGTCTTTGTGGTCTACACCTTTCTGATGGGCTTCTTGCTGCCTGTGGTGGCCATCTGCCTCTGCTACATCCTCATCATTGCCAAGATGCGCATGGTGGCCCTCAAGGCTGGCTGGCAGCAACGCAAACGCTCGGAGCGCAAGATCACCCTCATGGTCATGATGGTGGTGATGGTCTTTGTCATCTGCTGGATGCCCTTCTACATCGTGCAGCTGGTCAATGTCTTCGTAGAGCAGGATGACGCCACCATCAGCCAGCTCTCCGTCATCTTGGGCTATGCCAACAGCTGTGCCAACCCCATCCTCTATGGCTTTCTCTCGGACAACTTCAAGCGGTCCTTCCAGCGGCTGCTCTGCCTCAGTTGGATGGACAATGCCGCAGAGGAACCCATCGACTACTATGCCACTGCCCTCAAGAGCAGGGCATACAGCATAGAGGACTTTCCCCCAGACAACTTGGAATCAGGGAGCATGTACAGGAATGGCACTTGCACCTCCAGGATTACCACCCTCTGA
- the CLEC14A gene encoding LOW QUALITY PROTEIN: C-type lectin domain family 14 member A (The sequence of the model RefSeq protein was modified relative to this genomic sequence to represent the inferred CDS: deleted 2 bases in 1 codon), with protein sequence MPRSTPAPDTLPPAGPGEGRGRGDGAGVGRPGPARGGARRRHSSRGPAPLGPPRRAASMRRAGPWCLLLAAACALGRPPPPRAAVRCQAAGACFSAHLANGSYAEARSACGRRGGGLAWLSGEPELRLVLGLLAEAAEPAPSLFWVGLKRNATACTDAGHPLRGFSWEGAGGGAAPREVPAALGHWVKEPVRSCLTARCAGLHLAAAAAPDGGRSWGWKERLCQRESQGYVCKYHYEGACPDLSPAGALRLDYRLPFEERSAGPGFSPPGTVLAVACLGGEVRLTCEPERAGFAWKGAEEPLCPCGYRSPGSGRCAQAAGCRDAAGGFACACTPGGRDGTPCAATGAAPTAAGGPAEPPGAGAEGQRPSAPAPGGSAGPPAATNRAAGGAKTAAPPPSSSSSSNYVFILVTVAVVVLVILVMTVLGVFKLCFNKSSEGRRDKEPPEAGGKAEAGSAEPGGAAGGD encoded by the exons ATGCCGAGGTCAACCCCGGCTCCCGACACGCTTCCTCCGGCAGGCCCGGGGGAGGGCCGTGGGCGCGGGGACGGCGCTGGTGTGGGGCGGCCGGGCCCAGCCCGAGGCGGGGCCCGGCGCCGCCACAGCAGCCGGGGC CCCGCGCCCCTcggcccgccgcgccgcgccgccagCATGAGGCGGGCCGGGCCCTGGTGCCTGCTCCTGGCCGCGGCCTGCGCCCTgggccggcccccgccgccgcgggctGCCGTGCGCTGCCAGGCCGCCGGCGCCTGCTTCAGCGCCCACCTCGCCAACGGCTCCTACGCCGAGGCCCGCAGCGCCTgcggccgccgcgggggcggccTGGCCTGGCTCAGCGGCGAGCCGGAGCTGCGCTTGGTGCTGGGGCTCCTGGCGGAGGCGGCGGAGCCCGCGCCCTCGCTCTTCTGGGTCGGGCTGAAGAGGAACGCCACCGCCTGCACCGACGCGGGGCACCCGCTCCGCGGCTTCTCCTGGGAgggcgccggcggcggggcggccccgcgggAGGTGCCGGCGGCGCTCGGCCACTGGGTGAAGGAGCCCGTGCGGTCCTGCCTCACCGCCCGCTGCGCCGGGCTGCacctggcggcggcggcggcccccgaCGGCGGCcgcagctggggctggaaggagcGGCTCTGTCAGCGGGAGAGCCAGGGCTACGTCTGCAAGTACCACTACGAGGGCGCCTGCCCCGACCTCAGCCCCGCGGGCGCCCTCCGCCTCGACTACCGCCTCCCCTTCGAGGAGCGCAGCGCCGGCCCCGGCTTCAGCCCGCCGGGCACCGTGCTCGCCGTGGCGTGCCTCGGTGGGGAGGTGCGGCTCACCTGCGAGCCCGAGCGGGCCGGCTTCGCCTGGAAGGGGGCAGAGGAGCCCCTCTGCCCCTGCGGCTACCGCAGCCCGGGCAGCGGGCGGTGCGCCCAGGCCGCCGGCTGCCGTGATGCCGCCGGCGGCTTCGCCTGTGCCTGCACGCCGGGCGGGCGGGACGGGACGCCTTGCGCGGCCACGGGGGCGGCCCCCACCGCCGCGGGCGGCCCCGCGGAGCCGCCGGGTGCCGGGGCGGAGGGGCAGCGCCCCTCCGCCCCGGCACCCGGCGGCTccgcggggccgcccgccgccaccAACCGGGCCGCCGGCGGAGCGAAGACGGCTGCTccgccgccctcctcctcctcctcctccaactACGTTTTCATCCTGGTGACGGTCGCGGTGGTGGTGCTGGTCATCCTCGTCATGACCGTCCTGGGGGTCTTCAAGCTCTGCTTCAACAAGAGCTCCGAGGGCCGCCGGGACAAGGAGCCGCCGGAGGCCGGCGGCAAGGCGGAGGCGGGCTCCGCGGAGCCGGGGGGAGCGGCGGGAGGCGACTAG